One window of Vibrio sinaloensis genomic DNA carries:
- the rseB gene encoding sigma-E factor regulatory protein RseB yields the protein MKKILISVLTLFSLNSNLAFAEEKAAEALLLQMNQASQHLNYELSYILIKKNSIEPLLYRHARADDQQFAHLVYLSGPVREVIRRGDEVSYIEPGVEPFTIESGNVVAPTIPLLNSDVERLSDYYDFVPMGRAREAGAACHVLRVVPKDGQRYSYVLWVDEKSKLPLRADLVDRDGEVLEQYRTISYSVNDQIAQVLSGLRDVKLPDVLSLPKGQVMQSYWTVGWVPNGFEAKELNRYRMNNTERMVESQMYSDGLFSFSVYVSNSDNLSLKGQLVRQGRRTLHSFVKGDREVSVIGDIPPSTAKRIAQSVTFKTSQSATQ from the coding sequence ATGAAAAAAATTCTGATCAGTGTGCTGACACTGTTCAGTTTGAACTCAAACTTGGCCTTTGCAGAAGAAAAAGCTGCAGAGGCTTTGTTGCTTCAAATGAACCAAGCCAGTCAGCACTTAAACTACGAACTCTCTTACATACTGATTAAGAAAAACAGTATCGAACCTTTGCTCTATCGTCACGCTCGAGCAGACGATCAGCAGTTTGCTCATTTAGTGTATCTTAGTGGCCCGGTACGTGAAGTGATTCGTCGTGGCGACGAGGTCAGCTATATCGAACCAGGTGTAGAGCCTTTCACCATTGAGTCGGGCAATGTCGTTGCACCGACCATTCCGCTGCTCAATTCTGATGTTGAACGTTTAAGTGACTACTACGACTTTGTACCTATGGGCCGTGCTCGCGAAGCGGGCGCCGCCTGTCACGTACTGCGCGTGGTGCCAAAAGATGGTCAACGTTATTCATACGTGCTGTGGGTTGACGAGAAGAGCAAACTGCCACTGCGCGCCGATCTCGTTGACCGAGATGGTGAAGTGCTCGAGCAGTACCGCACGATTTCTTACAGTGTAAATGATCAAATCGCCCAAGTTCTCAGTGGCTTACGTGATGTGAAATTGCCCGACGTGCTCTCTTTGCCAAAGGGTCAAGTGATGCAGTCTTATTGGACGGTAGGTTGGGTGCCCAATGGGTTCGAGGCGAAAGAGCTGAATCGCTACCGAATGAACAACACCGAACGTATGGTGGAAAGCCAGATGTATAGTGATGGTCTGTTTAGCTTCTCGGTTTACGTCTCAAACAGCGACAACTTATCGCTAAAAGGACAATTGGTTCGCCAAGGCCGCCGCACCTTACACAGTTTTGTTAAGGGAGATCGCGAGGTCTCGGTGATTGGCGATATTCCACCTTCGACCGCAAAACGTATCGCGCAGTCGGTAACCTTCAAAACGAGTCAGAGTGCCACGCAATGA
- a CDS encoding DUF1107 domain-containing protein, translating into MRLFKRYTPGMIAKHISRLFKGRIYIYGVGKFEFDNGKLILPEKAETRHFKTVKEVNQEVMRLRCAYA; encoded by the coding sequence ATGAGACTGTTTAAGCGCTATACACCAGGTATGATTGCTAAACACATTAGCCGGCTATTTAAGGGAAGAATATACATCTATGGTGTGGGCAAGTTTGAGTTTGATAACGGTAAACTTATCCTGCCAGAAAAAGCAGAGACACGGCATTTCAAGACCGTCAAAGAAGTGAATCAAGAGGTGATGCGACTGCGCTGCGCCTACGCTTAA
- a CDS encoding SoxR reducing system RseC family protein, whose translation MMTALATVAKVEPNGQQFEVELSCDQQTSCSSCSSQKSCGTGIVSKAVGNKSLNWYLVTDKVVKPGQVVEIGLPEKSVLQSAALVYLVPLFAMIAGAFIGQWWLAPMLAMGEGLVIAVSALATFAGILFAKRLSYQLEQRSSQQVTLLRVLGEPIS comes from the coding sequence ATGATGACGGCACTTGCAACAGTGGCCAAGGTCGAACCTAATGGCCAACAGTTTGAGGTTGAGTTGAGTTGCGATCAGCAAACCAGCTGTAGCAGCTGCTCGTCGCAAAAAAGCTGCGGTACAGGCATTGTCTCTAAAGCGGTGGGGAATAAATCGCTTAATTGGTACTTGGTCACGGATAAAGTGGTCAAGCCCGGCCAAGTGGTTGAAATTGGTCTGCCAGAAAAGAGCGTATTGCAATCCGCTGCTTTGGTCTATTTGGTTCCCTTGTTTGCAATGATAGCCGGTGCCTTTATTGGTCAGTGGTGGCTTGCCCCTATGCTCGCCATGGGAGAGGGGCTAGTGATCGCCGTCTCGGCACTGGCGACGTTTGCCGGTATCTTGTTCGCCAAACGATTATCCTATCAATTAGAGCAACGCTCTTCACAACAAGTCACCTTATTAAGGGTGCTGGGCGAACCAATTAGCTAG
- the ubiH gene encoding 2-octaprenyl-6-methoxyphenyl hydroxylase, giving the protein MKQFDVVIAGGAMAGMTLALALNKLSPTPLSVAVIDPFQTNHQAHPGFDSRSIALSYGTVAILKQFGLWQAFSKFATPIEHIHVSDRAHAGMTEITRQQLCVEALGYVVELADVGNLYRQQAEQNPNISLIDAAVQRLERNQHSVKIELSDDSQIEAKLLVAADGATSTCCEQVGLELHQHDYAQVAVIANIATEQAHLGRAFERFTTSGPVALLPMSQGRMSLVWCLDPDQAKTMMKASDDEFKQALQQAFGWRLGKISKVGQRASYPLLLRYRQQTISHRVAVVGNAAQTLHPIAGQGFNLGIRDVATLTEHIALFADDPGCYQALKQYQQARQADREATITMTSSLVHLFSNDYLSLRIARNLGLAAMDTLPLLKAPLLQRTLGLVAR; this is encoded by the coding sequence ATGAAGCAGTTTGACGTGGTCATCGCAGGGGGTGCGATGGCCGGTATGACCTTAGCCTTAGCGCTAAATAAGCTTTCTCCGACGCCGTTATCTGTTGCGGTGATTGACCCTTTCCAAACCAATCATCAAGCGCACCCCGGTTTTGACTCTCGTTCGATTGCACTTAGCTATGGCACCGTAGCGATTCTTAAACAGTTTGGTTTATGGCAGGCGTTCAGTAAGTTCGCCACTCCCATTGAGCACATTCATGTCTCGGATCGCGCTCATGCAGGAATGACGGAGATCACTCGTCAGCAGCTGTGCGTTGAGGCGTTAGGTTACGTCGTTGAACTGGCCGATGTGGGTAACCTCTATCGTCAACAAGCGGAGCAGAACCCAAATATCTCTCTGATTGATGCGGCCGTGCAGCGACTGGAACGCAATCAACATAGCGTTAAGATAGAGCTAAGTGATGATAGCCAAATCGAAGCTAAATTGTTGGTGGCTGCCGACGGCGCGACGTCGACCTGTTGTGAGCAGGTAGGCCTAGAGCTACATCAACATGATTATGCTCAAGTGGCGGTCATTGCCAATATCGCCACAGAGCAAGCGCATTTGGGTAGAGCATTTGAGCGCTTTACCACCTCAGGTCCGGTCGCATTATTGCCGATGTCTCAAGGAAGAATGTCTCTGGTCTGGTGTCTTGACCCCGATCAGGCCAAGACCATGATGAAAGCCAGTGATGATGAATTCAAGCAGGCATTGCAACAGGCGTTTGGTTGGCGATTAGGTAAGATTAGCAAAGTTGGTCAGCGCGCCAGTTATCCATTACTACTGCGCTATCGTCAGCAGACTATCTCACACCGCGTCGCTGTCGTTGGAAATGCTGCGCAAACCTTGCATCCGATTGCGGGTCAAGGCTTTAATCTAGGAATTCGCGACGTCGCTACCTTGACGGAGCATATCGCTCTGTTTGCGGATGATCCCGGTTGTTATCAAGCGCTAAAACAGTATCAGCAGGCGCGCCAAGCAGATAGAGAAGCCACCATCACCATGACCTCAAGCTTAGTGCATCTCTTTTCCAACGATTATCTCTCGTTACGGATTGCGCGCAATCTTGGGCTCGCGGCGATGGATACACTACCGTTACTCAAAGCCCCTCTATTACAAAGAACGTTAGGTTTAGTCGCTCGTTAA
- a CDS encoding RseA family anti-sigma factor produces the protein MVKIMADKEKLSALMDGELVDKALIVELEHDQQSQQSWKHYHLIGDVMRGDAPEKPEWNIAESVAMALENEPTHSTVTQLEQHQRIETQPTPAQARRQLPAWLNQFGQVAMAACVSLVVILGVQQYGGSDATAPEADALPVLQTIPFAGSAEPVSLTRSSVEQSSSNEANVQEQRRRIHAMLQDYELQLRLNSQSIEHSDNPETVVE, from the coding sequence ATGGTGAAAATAATGGCTGACAAAGAGAAACTTTCAGCACTCATGGATGGAGAGTTGGTAGACAAGGCGCTAATTGTAGAATTAGAGCACGACCAACAGAGCCAGCAATCTTGGAAGCATTATCACTTGATTGGTGATGTGATGCGTGGCGATGCTCCGGAAAAGCCGGAATGGAATATTGCTGAAAGCGTCGCAATGGCTTTAGAAAACGAGCCAACGCACTCAACAGTAACTCAGTTAGAACAACATCAACGTATTGAAACTCAGCCGACTCCGGCGCAAGCGCGTCGTCAGTTACCTGCTTGGCTGAATCAGTTTGGCCAAGTGGCTATGGCTGCGTGTGTCTCTCTTGTGGTTATTTTGGGAGTGCAGCAGTACGGTGGTAGCGATGCTACAGCGCCAGAAGCTGATGCCTTGCCAGTGCTGCAGACGATTCCATTTGCGGGGAGCGCAGAGCCGGTAAGCTTGACGCGTTCTTCCGTTGAGCAGTCGAGCTCAAATGAAGCCAATGTTCAAGAGCAGCGCCGCCGCATTCATGCCATGCTGCAAGACTACGAATTGCAACTGCGCTTAAACAGCCAGAGTATTGAGCACAGCGATAATCCTGAAACGGTAGTTGAATGA
- the nadB gene encoding L-aspartate oxidase encodes MNANREHQCDVLVVGSGAAGLSLALRVAEYGKVIVLSKGPRSEGATYYAQGGIAAVFDEDDSIESHVQDTLIAGAGLCEKETVEFIAKNAKECVQWLIDGGVPFDREENDSDDAPRYHLTREGGHSHRRILHAADATGMAMQTSLQDNVHNHPNITVLERHNALDLITEDKIGGNNKKIVGAYIWNRNQEHVETVRAKFVVLATGGASKVYQYTSNPDVSSGDGIAMAWRAGCRVANLEFNQFHPTCLYHPEARNFLLTEALRGEGAYLRRPDGSRFMPDFDPREELAPRDVVARAIDFEMKRLGADCMYLDISHKPADFIEKHFPTINTRLLELGIDMTKEPIPVVPAAHYTCGGVMVNQQGQTDLAQLYAIGEVSYTGLHGANRMASNSLLECVVYAWSAANDIIANLDKAQLPDSLPAWDESQVNCSDEEVVIQHNWHELRLFMWDYMGIVRTDKRLERALRRIQLLQQETHEYYSNFRVSNNLLELRNLLQVAELMVRCAMERKESRGLHYTLDYPELAEHSQPTILIPEKLKNQ; translated from the coding sequence ATGAACGCAAACCGTGAACATCAGTGTGATGTGTTGGTGGTGGGTAGTGGTGCCGCTGGTCTTTCTTTAGCCCTACGAGTTGCCGAGTACGGCAAGGTCATTGTGCTCAGCAAGGGGCCGCGCAGCGAAGGCGCGACCTACTATGCGCAAGGTGGTATTGCCGCCGTCTTCGATGAGGACGACAGCATTGAGTCTCACGTTCAAGATACCTTAATCGCAGGCGCAGGCTTGTGTGAAAAAGAGACGGTTGAGTTTATCGCTAAAAACGCCAAAGAGTGTGTGCAATGGCTGATTGATGGTGGCGTCCCTTTTGATCGAGAAGAAAACGACAGCGACGACGCCCCTCGATATCACCTCACTCGCGAAGGTGGCCACAGTCATCGACGTATTTTGCATGCCGCCGATGCAACCGGTATGGCGATGCAAACATCGCTACAAGACAATGTGCACAATCATCCCAACATTACGGTTCTCGAACGCCATAATGCCCTTGATCTTATTACCGAAGATAAAATTGGCGGAAACAATAAAAAAATCGTCGGGGCCTACATCTGGAACCGCAATCAAGAACACGTTGAAACAGTGCGCGCCAAGTTTGTGGTGCTTGCCACTGGTGGTGCATCTAAGGTGTATCAGTACACCTCCAACCCAGACGTCTCTTCGGGTGATGGTATCGCGATGGCATGGCGAGCAGGTTGCCGAGTCGCCAACTTGGAGTTCAACCAGTTCCACCCAACCTGCCTGTACCACCCAGAAGCACGTAACTTTTTGCTCACTGAAGCGCTGCGCGGTGAAGGCGCTTATCTGCGACGTCCTGATGGTTCGCGCTTTATGCCCGATTTTGACCCGCGCGAAGAACTGGCGCCTCGAGATGTGGTCGCCCGCGCCATCGACTTTGAGATGAAGCGTTTGGGTGCAGACTGCATGTACCTAGATATCAGCCACAAGCCAGCAGACTTTATCGAAAAACACTTCCCAACCATCAATACCCGTCTACTTGAACTGGGCATTGATATGACTAAGGAGCCTATTCCTGTCGTCCCTGCGGCGCACTACACCTGTGGTGGGGTCATGGTCAATCAACAAGGGCAAACCGATCTTGCTCAACTGTATGCCATTGGCGAAGTCAGCTATACCGGCCTACACGGCGCCAATCGAATGGCGTCAAACTCATTGCTCGAGTGTGTGGTTTATGCCTGGTCTGCAGCCAATGATATTATCGCCAACTTAGACAAAGCCCAGTTGCCTGACTCTCTGCCGGCTTGGGATGAAAGCCAAGTGAACTGCTCGGATGAAGAGGTGGTGATTCAACACAACTGGCATGAACTGCGCTTATTTATGTGGGACTATATGGGGATAGTGCGGACTGATAAACGCCTGGAGCGAGCGCTGCGCCGCATTCAACTGCTACAGCAGGAAACTCACGAGTACTACAGTAACTTTAGAGTTTCGAACAACTTGCTAGAATTGCGTAACTTACTGCAAGTCGCGGAGCTGATGGTACGTTGTGCTATGGAGCGTAAAGAGAGTCGCGGTCTACACTACACTCTTGACTATCCAGAACTGGCCGAACATAGCCAACCAACAATTTTGATACCTGAAAAGCTTAAAAATCAGTAA
- the rpoE gene encoding RNA polymerase sigma factor RpoE: MNEQLTDQVLIERVQNGDKQAFNLLVTKYQNKVCNLISRYVNNPGDVPDVAQEAFIKAYRAIPSFRGESAFYTWLYRIAVNTAKNHLVAQGRRPPAQDVDSEDAEYYETGSALKEISNPENLTLSNELKRVVFSAIEALPDDLKTAMTLRELDGLSYEEIAAVMDCPVGTVRSRIFRAREAVEKKIQPLMQR, translated from the coding sequence ATGAACGAGCAACTGACCGATCAAGTATTAATTGAGCGAGTTCAGAATGGGGATAAACAAGCATTCAACCTACTGGTGACTAAGTACCAGAACAAAGTTTGCAATCTTATTTCCCGCTATGTGAATAATCCGGGTGATGTTCCCGATGTAGCACAAGAAGCATTTATTAAGGCGTATCGAGCTATCCCGAGTTTTCGTGGAGAAAGTGCCTTCTATACTTGGTTATATCGGATTGCCGTTAATACTGCAAAAAACCATCTTGTGGCTCAAGGTCGGCGTCCACCAGCACAAGATGTCGATTCGGAAGACGCAGAATATTACGAAACGGGTAGTGCTTTAAAAGAAATATCGAACCCTGAGAACTTGACGTTGTCCAACGAGTTGAAACGGGTGGTATTTAGCGCAATTGAAGCGTTGCCTGATGATTTAAAAACCGCGATGACATTGCGTGAGCTCGATGGCTTAAGCTATGAAGAAATTGCCGCGGTAATGGATTGCCCTGTAGGAACGGTGCGCTCGCGTATCTTTCGTGCTCGCGAAGCGGTCGAAAAAAAGATTCAACCGCTAATGCAACGCTAG
- a CDS encoding FAD-dependent 2-octaprenylphenol hydroxylase, with product MMQSVDIAIVGGGMVGLALAAALKETDLRIAVIESREPESELQALPDVRVSALSRSSEVILRNLGAWQGIVERRAAPYAAMEVWEQDSFARIEFEAQQLAQPDLGHIVENRVIQLALLEQVKQQHNVSLYLPAQCQTLAIGEREAWITLDDGQALTAKLVVGADGANSWVRKQQDIPLTHWDYGHSAIVANIRTEDPHQSVARQIFTAQGPLAFLPLGDSHLCSIVWSTDPNRAERLVSMPEQEFNKALIAEFDHRLGLCEVVGERFAFPLKMRYARDFVAPRVALVGDAAHTIHPLAGQGVNLGLLDAASLAQEVIQLHRSGQDFGSHRHLRGYERWRKAEAAKMIAAMQGFKDLFEGDNPAKKLIRGLGMKLAGHLPGAKDEIMKRALGLKGRLPELAKPLPLKSPQR from the coding sequence ATGATGCAAAGTGTTGATATCGCGATCGTTGGCGGTGGCATGGTTGGATTGGCTTTGGCTGCTGCGCTCAAAGAGACGGATTTGCGCATAGCGGTTATCGAAAGCCGTGAACCTGAGAGTGAGCTGCAAGCTTTGCCGGACGTACGTGTCTCTGCGCTAAGTCGCTCGAGTGAAGTCATTTTGCGCAATCTAGGCGCATGGCAAGGTATTGTTGAGCGCCGCGCTGCGCCTTACGCTGCGATGGAAGTGTGGGAGCAAGATAGCTTTGCTCGTATTGAATTTGAAGCGCAGCAACTGGCTCAACCGGATTTAGGCCATATTGTTGAGAATCGAGTGATTCAATTGGCGCTCCTTGAGCAAGTGAAACAGCAGCACAATGTTTCTTTGTATTTACCTGCCCAGTGCCAAACTCTGGCCATTGGTGAGCGCGAAGCGTGGATTACACTGGATGATGGTCAGGCCTTGACTGCCAAGCTGGTGGTGGGTGCGGATGGTGCTAACTCTTGGGTACGCAAGCAACAAGATATTCCACTGACGCATTGGGACTACGGGCATAGTGCGATTGTGGCCAATATTCGTACCGAAGACCCTCATCAAAGCGTTGCTCGCCAAATTTTTACTGCTCAAGGTCCGTTGGCTTTTCTTCCCCTTGGCGATAGTCATTTATGCTCCATTGTTTGGTCAACGGATCCGAATCGAGCTGAACGGCTGGTGAGTATGCCTGAGCAGGAGTTCAATAAAGCCTTGATCGCTGAGTTTGATCATCGCCTCGGCTTATGTGAGGTCGTGGGGGAGCGTTTCGCGTTTCCGCTAAAAATGCGCTACGCACGAGACTTTGTCGCCCCACGTGTTGCGCTGGTTGGTGACGCTGCACACACCATTCACCCGCTTGCAGGACAAGGGGTAAACTTAGGCCTGCTAGATGCAGCGAGTTTAGCTCAGGAGGTGATCCAACTACACCGAAGCGGACAAGACTTTGGTAGTCACCGTCATTTACGTGGTTATGAGCGCTGGCGAAAAGCAGAAGCGGCAAAAATGATTGCTGCGATGCAAGGCTTTAAGGATCTGTTTGAAGGTGACAACCCTGCGAAAAAGCTGATCCGCGGATTGGGAATGAAATTAGCGGGTCACTTGCCCGGCGCTAAAGATGAAATAATGAAGCGTGCATTGGGGCTTAAAGGACGCTTGCCTGAATTGGCTAAGCCGCTACCACTGAAATCACCGCAGCGATAA
- a CDS encoding succinate dehydrogenase assembly factor 2, whose amino-acid sequence MYTAEEKARIKWACRRGMLELDVVIMPFFEECFDSLQENEQRDFVSLLECDDPDLFTWIMGHGRSENLGHAAMVDKIVAHNLSKVR is encoded by the coding sequence ATGTATACCGCAGAAGAAAAAGCGCGGATCAAATGGGCATGCCGACGTGGAATGTTGGAACTCGATGTCGTGATAATGCCATTTTTTGAAGAATGTTTTGATAGCCTACAAGAGAATGAACAACGTGATTTTGTCTCACTGCTTGAATGCGATGATCCCGATCTGTTCACTTGGATCATGGGCCATGGTCGAAGTGAGAATCTAGGTCACGCTGCTATGGTAGATAAAATTGTCGCCCACAACCTCAGTAAAGTGCGCTAG
- the ygfZ gene encoding tRNA-modifying protein YgfZ produces MDWNNDFAPLQLSSNDALPSLAITVLNDWGMITAHGNDSKSYLQGQVTCDVVTLDPSQSTVGAHCDAKGKVWSVFQLFHHRQGYAMLQPKELIEKELAELKKYAIFSKVEFEHSKDTLLGVMGADADSLINSLSDQTGEVRSIDGGTAVKIDANRWLLALTEEAAKSLVLASDAPKVDSALWTLLDIKAGYPRLTAEQQNEHIPQALNVQALNGISFSKGCYTGQETVARAKYRGINKRALFIIEGSAEQTIEANAELERAVGDNWRSAGKLLASYRYSDNKALAIAVLPNNLEADTQLRLKQQPQQLWRFAPLPYSLEDND; encoded by the coding sequence ATGGACTGGAACAACGATTTCGCACCATTGCAACTCTCCTCCAATGACGCACTCCCTTCGCTGGCTATTACTGTACTCAATGACTGGGGGATGATCACTGCGCATGGTAACGACAGTAAGTCATATCTACAAGGGCAAGTGACCTGTGATGTTGTCACCCTAGATCCAAGTCAATCGACTGTTGGCGCCCACTGTGACGCCAAAGGTAAAGTTTGGAGCGTATTTCAACTGTTTCATCATCGACAAGGTTATGCCATGTTGCAGCCTAAAGAGTTGATTGAAAAGGAATTGGCTGAATTAAAGAAATACGCGATTTTCTCTAAAGTCGAGTTTGAGCACAGCAAAGATACCTTACTCGGGGTTATGGGCGCAGACGCCGACAGCTTAATCAATAGCCTATCTGATCAAACCGGCGAGGTGCGCTCGATTGACGGCGGCACAGCCGTCAAAATAGACGCCAATCGTTGGCTACTGGCTTTAACTGAAGAGGCAGCGAAATCATTGGTTCTTGCTAGCGATGCGCCTAAGGTCGACTCAGCACTTTGGACCCTACTCGACATCAAGGCCGGTTATCCGCGCCTGACTGCAGAACAGCAAAACGAACATATTCCACAAGCGCTCAACGTTCAGGCACTAAATGGCATCAGCTTTAGCAAAGGCTGTTATACCGGACAAGAGACGGTGGCTCGCGCAAAATATCGCGGCATCAATAAACGTGCGCTATTCATTATCGAAGGCAGTGCTGAACAAACGATTGAGGCCAACGCAGAGTTAGAGCGCGCCGTCGGTGACAATTGGCGCAGTGCGGGTAAGTTACTGGCCAGCTATCGCTACAGTGACAATAAAGCGCTCGCCATTGCTGTGCTACCGAATAACCTTGAAGCTGATACCCAGTTGAGACTGAAACAGCAGCCTCAACAGCTATGGCGCTTTGCTCCCCTTCCCTATTCGCTAGAAGACAATGACTAA
- a CDS encoding protein YgfX produces MSPTTSVKCARVVLTPSKHAKQANVIFSTLACFTTLISPLPLIAIVFLLIVIAKLHPHQVWLAPALQGEVTFVSPRQADTVNHTYQIKTVLFPLMSFALLLVLQDNQRRLIWRDSLPDVSYRQLVVLLKREH; encoded by the coding sequence TTGTCGCCCACAACCTCAGTAAAGTGCGCTAGGGTTGTCCTGACGCCATCGAAACATGCCAAGCAGGCCAACGTTATTTTCTCGACTTTGGCCTGTTTTACCACTCTGATTTCCCCACTTCCGCTTATTGCCATCGTCTTTCTATTAATCGTAATCGCTAAGCTTCACCCTCATCAGGTTTGGTTAGCCCCGGCACTACAAGGTGAAGTGACTTTTGTGTCACCTCGTCAGGCCGATACGGTCAATCACACTTATCAGATAAAAACGGTGTTGTTTCCATTGATGTCATTCGCATTGTTGCTTGTTCTACAGGATAACCAACGCAGACTCATTTGGCGCGACAGCCTACCTGATGTGAGCTACAGACAATTGGTGGTGTTACTAAAAAGGGAGCACTGA
- a CDS encoding aminoacyl-tRNA deacylase, with protein sequence MTNIISTHITQYLESQQVPFRLLPHQTPATTIEDAARQRGIRPAQMVKSIVMRDMSNRYAIACAPGDQAVDPKKVRSLLDWRRMTCVGMQEVVSLTGYQVGTVVPILLRTPMVVVFDQRLLTEPEVTISSGSNMAGVALRCEDLVQLCQPIVGEICRDQ encoded by the coding sequence ATGACTAACATCATTTCGACCCATATCACTCAATATCTGGAGTCGCAGCAGGTTCCATTTCGCCTGCTGCCACATCAAACCCCAGCCACCACCATAGAGGATGCCGCTAGGCAGCGTGGTATTCGCCCTGCGCAGATGGTCAAGTCGATAGTGATGCGTGATATGAGCAACCGATATGCGATTGCTTGTGCGCCCGGAGATCAGGCGGTCGATCCAAAGAAAGTGCGCTCCTTACTCGATTGGCGACGCATGACCTGTGTGGGAATGCAGGAGGTCGTCAGCCTCACGGGTTACCAAGTCGGCACTGTAGTGCCGATCCTGTTAAGGACTCCGATGGTGGTAGTTTTTGATCAACGGTTGCTGACCGAGCCAGAAGTCACGATCAGCAGCGGATCAAATATGGCTGGAGTCGCATTGCGCTGTGAAGATCTAGTACAACTCTGTCAGCCTATTGTCGGGGAGATCTGCCGTGACCAATGA